One Pyrus communis chromosome 13, drPyrComm1.1, whole genome shotgun sequence genomic window carries:
- the LOC137711982 gene encoding remorin 1.4-like codes for MASPAPTTPEKEKDVPAKVEKDAGLIRKVLSIKSLGLIKAWEESEKTKVDNKAKKKFSNVVAWELSKQATIDARQKKYEQKLEKKKALYVEKMQNKLAEIHKTAEEKRAMVVEGKRIERNKVDKKADDFREVGLVPKKILPCFNY; via the exons ATGGCGAGCCCAGCGCCAACAACacctgaaaaagaaaaggatgttCCTGCAAAAGTTGAaa AGGATGCAGGTTTAATTAGAAAAG TTTTGTCAATCAAGTCATTGGGTTTAATCAAAGCATGGGAAGAAAGCGAGAAAACAAAAGTAGATAACAA AGCAAAGAAAAAGTTTTCTAATGTTGTGGCTTGGGAGCTAAGCAAGCAAGCAACCATTGATGCACGTCAAAAGAAATATGAG CAAAAGCTAGAAaagaagaaggctttgtacgtTGAAAAGATGCAAAACAAACTAGCTGAAATCCATAAGACAGCAGAAGAGAAGAGGGCGATGGTTGTAGAGGGGAAAAGGATAGAACGTAATAAGGTGGACAAGAAGGCTGATGATTTCCGTGAGGTAGGGCTTGTACCAAAGAAAATCCTACCATGTTTTAACTATTGA
- the LOC137712033 gene encoding remorin-like: protein MGDQEEHKRAEGETPSVSAIPPTAEEVPAVVKNEGENHATEDKSVIPIPEETASPPPAAPAAAAVKEIADPAVKKGVGSSTDRDVLFAKIEMEKRLALIKAWEESEKTKAENKACRRMSIVELWENNKRTNVEAELRKIEEKYEKKKAGYAEKMKNKVAEIHKTGEERKAIIEAKKKEQSLKVEETAAKFRSTGNTPKKLLLWCCVCQHSAVK from the exons ATGGGAGATCAGGAGGAGCACAAAAGGGCTGAGGGTGAAACTCCCTCTGTGTCCGCAATACCGCCAACAGCAGAAGAAGTCCCGGCGGTTGTTAAGAACGAAGGAGAAAATCATGCCACTGAAGACAAGAGTGTGATCCCAATTCCTGAAGAGACGGCATCTCCTCCTCCTGCTGCTCCTGCTGCAGCAGCTGTCAAAG AGATTGCAGACCCCGCAGTAAAGAAAGGTGTAGGGAGTTCAACTGACAGAG atGTATTGTTTGCAAAAATTGAAATGGAGAAAAGGCTGGCCTTAATTAAAGCATGGGAAGAAAGTGAGAAGACAAAAGCAGAGAACAA GGCATGCAGAAGAATGTCAATAGTAGAATTATGGGAAAACAACAAGAGAACCAATGTAGAGGCAGAACTCAGAAAAATTGAG gaaaaatatgaaaaaaagaaGGCAGGGTATGCtgagaaaatgaagaacaaagttgCTGAAATACATAAAACAGGAGAAGAAAGGAAAGCTATCATTGAAGCCAAGAAAAAAGAGCAATCCCTGAAGGTGGAGGAGACAGCTGCGAAGTTTCGTTCGACTGGAAATACACCAAAGAAATTGCTGTTGTGGTGCTGCGTCTGTCAGCATTCTGCAGTCAAATAA